From the genome of Vulpes lagopus strain Blue_001 chromosome 2, ASM1834538v1, whole genome shotgun sequence, one region includes:
- the AXL gene encoding tyrosine-protein kinase receptor UFO isoform X4, producing MGRVPLAWCLALCCWGCLAPPGTQAEADPFVGSPRNITGARGLTGSLRCELQVQGEPPEVTWLRDGQVLELADTTQIQVPLGEDGQEDWKVVSQLRISSLQLSDAGWYQCAVVLGGKTFVSQPGYVGLEGLPYFLEEPEDRTVAANTPFNLSCWAEGPPEPVDLLWLQDAVPLPLATTHGAQHTLRIPGLNKTSSFSCEAHNAKGVTTSRTATITVLPQRPRNLHLVSRQPTELEVAWTPGLSGIYPLTHCTLQAVLSDDGVGVQLGEPDPPEEPLTLQAFVPPHQLRLGSLHPHTPYHIRVACTSSQGPSPWTHWLPVETPEGVPLGPPENVSALRNGSQALVRWQEPRAPLQGTLLGYRLAYRGQDTPEVLMDIGLKREVTLELQGDGTVPNLTVCVAAYTAAGDGPWSLAVPLEPWRPVSEPPVPAFSWPWWYVLLGAVVAAGCVLILALFLVHRRKKETRYGEVFEPTVERGELVVRYRVRKSYSRRTTEATLNSLGISEELKEKLRDVMVDRHKVALGKTLGEGEFGAVMEGQLNQDDSILKVAVKTMKIAICTRSELEDFLSEAVCMKEFDHPNVMRLIGVCFQGSEREGFPAPVVILPFMKHGDLHSFLLYSRLGDQPVFLPTQMLVKFMADIASGMEYLSTKRFIHRDLAARNCMLNENMSVCVADFGLSKKIYNGDYYRQGRIAKMPVKWIAIESLADRVYTSKSDVWSFGVTMWEIATRGQTPYPGVENSEIYDYLCQGNRLKQPVGCLDGLYALMSRCWELNPRDRPSFSELREDLENTLKALPPAQEPEEILYVNMDEGGSHSEPLGAAGGADPPTQPDPKDSCSCLTAAEVHPAGRYVLCPSTAPGPALPTDRSSPAPPGQEDGA from the exons ATGGGCAGGGTCCCGCTGGCCTGGTGCTTGGCGCTGTGCTGCTGGGGGTGCCTGGCCCCCCCGG GCACACAGGCTGAGGCAGACCCCTTTGTGGGGAGTCCAAGGAACATCACCGGTGCCCGGGGACTCACCGGGTCCCTTCGGTGTGAGCTCCAGGTTCAGGGGGAGCCCCCCGAGGTGACCTGGCTTCGGGATGGACAGGTGCTGGAGCTGGCGGACACCACCCagatccaggtgcccctgggggaAGACGGGCAGGAAGACTGGAAGGTGGTCAGCCAACTCAG AATCTCATCCCTGCAGCTCTCAGACGCCGGGTGGTACCAATGTGCTGTGGTCCTGGGAGGAAAGACCTTCGTGTCGCAGCCTGGCTACGTTGGGCTAGAGG GCCTGCCTTACTTCCTGGAGGAGCCGGAGGACAGAACCGTGGCTGCCAATACCCCCTTTAACCTGAGCTGCTGGGCCGAGGGACCCCCAGAGCCTGTGGATCTACTCTGGCTCCAGGATGCCGTCCCCCTACCTCTAGCCACGACCCACGGCGCCCAGCACACGCTGCGCATTCCAG GCTTGAACAAGACATCTTCTTTCTCCTGTGAAGCCCATAATGCCAAGGGGGTCACCACATCCCGCACGGCCACCATCACAG TGCTCCCCCAGCGGCCCCGCAACCTCCACCTGGTTTCCCGCCAGCCCACAGAGCTGGAGGTGGCTTGGACTCCAGGCCTGAGTGGCATCTATCCCCTCACGCACTGCACCCTGCAG gcTGTGCTGTCAGATGATGGGGTGGGTGTCCAGCTGGGAGAGCCAGACCCCCCGGAGGAGCCTCTCACCTTGCAAGCATTTGTCCCCCCTCACCAACTTCGGCTGGGCAGCCTCCATCCTCACACTCCTTACCACATCCGGGTGGCCTGTACCAGTAGCCAGGGGCCCTCACCCTGGACCCACTGGCTTCCTGTGGAGACACCAGAGGGAG TGCCCCTGGGTCCCCCCGAGAACGTTAGCGCCTTGCGGAATGGGAGCCAAGCCCTCGTGCGTTGGCAGGAGCCAAGGGCGCCCCTGCAGGGCACCCTGTTAGGGTACCGGCTGGCCTACCGAGGCCAGGACACCCCCGAG GTGCTCATGGACATAGGGCTAAAGAGAGAGGTGACCCTGGAGCTGCAAGGGGATGGGACGGTGCCCAACCTGACAGTGTGTGTGGCAGCCTACACTGCTGCTGGGGATGGACCCTGGAGCCTCGCTGTGCCCCTGGAGCCCTGGCGCCCAG TGAGTGAGCCCCCAGTCCCTGCCTTCTCATGGCCCTGGTGGTATGTATTGCTGGGAGCAGTTGTGGCTGCCGGTTGTGTCCTCATCTTGGCCCTGTTCCTTGTCCACCGGCGGAAGAAGGAGACCCGCTATGG AGAGGTGTTTGAACCAACAGTGGAGAGGGGTGAGCTGGTGGTTAGGTACCGTGTTCGCAAGTCCTACAGTCGCCGGACCACTGAAGCCACCT TGAACAGCCTGGGCATCAGTGAAGAGCTGAAGGAGAAGCTTCGGGATGTGATGGTGGACCGGCATAAGGTGGCACTGGGGAAGACCCTGGGAGAAG GAGAATTTGGAGCCGTGATGGAGGGCCAGCTCAACCAGGATGACTCTATCCTCAAGGTGGCTGTGAAGACAATGAAGA tTGCTATCTGCACAAGGTCAGAGCTGGAGGATTTCCTGAGTGAAGCCGTCTGCATGAAGGAATTTGACCACCCCAACGTCATGAGGCTCAttg gCGTCTGTTTCCAGGGTTCCGAACGAGAGGGCTTTCCGGCACCGGTGGTCATCTTACCTTTCATGAAGCATGGAGACCTGCACAGTTTCCTTCTCTATTCCCGGCTTGGGGACCAGCCAGTG TTCCTGCCCACTCAGATGCTGGTGAAGTTCATGGCAGACATCGCCAGTGGCATGGAGTATCTGAGTACCAAGAGGTTCATACACCGAGACCTGGCCGCCAGGAACTGCAT GCTGAATGAGAACATGTCCGTGTGTGTGGCGGATTTTGGGCTTTCCAAGAAGATCTACAATGGGGACTACTACCGCCAGGGACGCATCGCCAAGATGCCAGTCAAATGGATTGCCATCGAGAGCCTGGCTGATCGTGTCTACACTAGCAAGAGTGATGTG TGGTCCTTTGGGGTGACGATGTGGGAGATTGCCACACGGGGCCAAACCCCATATCCAGGAGTGGAAAACAGCGAGATTTACGACTACCTGTGCCAGGGAAACCGACTAAAGCAGCCTGTGGGCTGTCTGGATGGACT GTATGCCCTGATGTCCCGGTGCTGGGAGCTAAACCCCCGGGACCGGCCGAGTTTCTCAGAGCTTCGGGAAGATCTGGAGAACACACTGaaggccctgccccctgcccaggagCCGGAGGAAATCCTCTATGTCAACATGGATGAGGGTGGGAGTCATTCTGAACCACTTGGAGCTGCTGGAGGAGCTGATCCCCCAACTCAGCCTGACCCCAAGGATTCCTGCAGTTGCCTCACCGCGGCTGAGGTCCATCCTGCTGGACGCTATGTCCTCTGCCCTTCTacagcccctggccctgccctgcctaCCGACAGGAgctccccagctcctccagggCAGGAGGATGGAGCCTGA
- the AXL gene encoding tyrosine-protein kinase receptor UFO isoform X2 gives MGRVPLAWCLALCCWGCLAPPGTQAEADPFVGSPRNITGARGLTGSLRCELQVQGEPPEVTWLRDGQVLELADTTQIQVPLGEDGQEDWKVVSQLRISSLQLSDAGWYQCAVVLGGKTFVSQPGYVGLEGLPYFLEEPEDRTVAANTPFNLSCWAEGPPEPVDLLWLQDAVPLPLATTHGAQHTLRIPGLNKTSSFSCEAHNAKGVTTSRTATITVLPQRPRNLHLVSRQPTELEVAWTPGLSGIYPLTHCTLQAVLSDDGVGVQLGEPDPPEEPLTLQAFVPPHQLRLGSLHPHTPYHIRVACTSSQGPSPWTHWLPVETPEGVPLGPPENVSALRNGSQALVRWQEPRAPLQGTLLGYRLAYRGQDTPEVLMDIGLKREVTLELQGDGTVPNLTVCVAAYTAAGDGPWSLAVPLEPWRPGQGQPIHQLVSEPPVPAFSWPWWYVLLGAVVAAGCVLILALFLVHRRKKETRYGEVFEPTVERGELVVRYRVRKSYSRRTTEATLNSLGISEELKEKLRDVMVDRHKVALGKTLGEGEFGAVMEGQLNQDDSILKVAVKTMKIAICTRSELEDFLSEAVCMKEFDHPNVMRLIGVCFQGSEREGFPAPVVILPFMKHGDLHSFLLYSRLGDQPVFLPTQMLVKFMADIASGMEYLSTKRFIHRDLAARNCMLNENMSVCVADFGLSKKIYNGDYYRQGRIAKMPVKWIAIESLADRVYTSKSDVWSFGVTMWEIATRGQTPYPGVENSEIYDYLCQGNRLKQPVGCLDGLYALMSRCWELNPRDRPSFSELREDLENTLKALPPAQEPEEILYVNMDEGGSHSEPLGAAGGADPPTQPDPKDSCSCLTAAEVHPAGRYVLCPSTAPGPALPTDRSSPAPPGQEDGA, from the exons ATGGGCAGGGTCCCGCTGGCCTGGTGCTTGGCGCTGTGCTGCTGGGGGTGCCTGGCCCCCCCGG GCACACAGGCTGAGGCAGACCCCTTTGTGGGGAGTCCAAGGAACATCACCGGTGCCCGGGGACTCACCGGGTCCCTTCGGTGTGAGCTCCAGGTTCAGGGGGAGCCCCCCGAGGTGACCTGGCTTCGGGATGGACAGGTGCTGGAGCTGGCGGACACCACCCagatccaggtgcccctgggggaAGACGGGCAGGAAGACTGGAAGGTGGTCAGCCAACTCAG AATCTCATCCCTGCAGCTCTCAGACGCCGGGTGGTACCAATGTGCTGTGGTCCTGGGAGGAAAGACCTTCGTGTCGCAGCCTGGCTACGTTGGGCTAGAGG GCCTGCCTTACTTCCTGGAGGAGCCGGAGGACAGAACCGTGGCTGCCAATACCCCCTTTAACCTGAGCTGCTGGGCCGAGGGACCCCCAGAGCCTGTGGATCTACTCTGGCTCCAGGATGCCGTCCCCCTACCTCTAGCCACGACCCACGGCGCCCAGCACACGCTGCGCATTCCAG GCTTGAACAAGACATCTTCTTTCTCCTGTGAAGCCCATAATGCCAAGGGGGTCACCACATCCCGCACGGCCACCATCACAG TGCTCCCCCAGCGGCCCCGCAACCTCCACCTGGTTTCCCGCCAGCCCACAGAGCTGGAGGTGGCTTGGACTCCAGGCCTGAGTGGCATCTATCCCCTCACGCACTGCACCCTGCAG gcTGTGCTGTCAGATGATGGGGTGGGTGTCCAGCTGGGAGAGCCAGACCCCCCGGAGGAGCCTCTCACCTTGCAAGCATTTGTCCCCCCTCACCAACTTCGGCTGGGCAGCCTCCATCCTCACACTCCTTACCACATCCGGGTGGCCTGTACCAGTAGCCAGGGGCCCTCACCCTGGACCCACTGGCTTCCTGTGGAGACACCAGAGGGAG TGCCCCTGGGTCCCCCCGAGAACGTTAGCGCCTTGCGGAATGGGAGCCAAGCCCTCGTGCGTTGGCAGGAGCCAAGGGCGCCCCTGCAGGGCACCCTGTTAGGGTACCGGCTGGCCTACCGAGGCCAGGACACCCCCGAG GTGCTCATGGACATAGGGCTAAAGAGAGAGGTGACCCTGGAGCTGCAAGGGGATGGGACGGTGCCCAACCTGACAGTGTGTGTGGCAGCCTACACTGCTGCTGGGGATGGACCCTGGAGCCTCGCTGTGCCCCTGGAGCCCTGGCGCCCAG GGCAAGGACAACCAATCCACCAGCTGG TGAGTGAGCCCCCAGTCCCTGCCTTCTCATGGCCCTGGTGGTATGTATTGCTGGGAGCAGTTGTGGCTGCCGGTTGTGTCCTCATCTTGGCCCTGTTCCTTGTCCACCGGCGGAAGAAGGAGACCCGCTATGG AGAGGTGTTTGAACCAACAGTGGAGAGGGGTGAGCTGGTGGTTAGGTACCGTGTTCGCAAGTCCTACAGTCGCCGGACCACTGAAGCCACCT TGAACAGCCTGGGCATCAGTGAAGAGCTGAAGGAGAAGCTTCGGGATGTGATGGTGGACCGGCATAAGGTGGCACTGGGGAAGACCCTGGGAGAAG GAGAATTTGGAGCCGTGATGGAGGGCCAGCTCAACCAGGATGACTCTATCCTCAAGGTGGCTGTGAAGACAATGAAGA tTGCTATCTGCACAAGGTCAGAGCTGGAGGATTTCCTGAGTGAAGCCGTCTGCATGAAGGAATTTGACCACCCCAACGTCATGAGGCTCAttg gCGTCTGTTTCCAGGGTTCCGAACGAGAGGGCTTTCCGGCACCGGTGGTCATCTTACCTTTCATGAAGCATGGAGACCTGCACAGTTTCCTTCTCTATTCCCGGCTTGGGGACCAGCCAGTG TTCCTGCCCACTCAGATGCTGGTGAAGTTCATGGCAGACATCGCCAGTGGCATGGAGTATCTGAGTACCAAGAGGTTCATACACCGAGACCTGGCCGCCAGGAACTGCAT GCTGAATGAGAACATGTCCGTGTGTGTGGCGGATTTTGGGCTTTCCAAGAAGATCTACAATGGGGACTACTACCGCCAGGGACGCATCGCCAAGATGCCAGTCAAATGGATTGCCATCGAGAGCCTGGCTGATCGTGTCTACACTAGCAAGAGTGATGTG TGGTCCTTTGGGGTGACGATGTGGGAGATTGCCACACGGGGCCAAACCCCATATCCAGGAGTGGAAAACAGCGAGATTTACGACTACCTGTGCCAGGGAAACCGACTAAAGCAGCCTGTGGGCTGTCTGGATGGACT GTATGCCCTGATGTCCCGGTGCTGGGAGCTAAACCCCCGGGACCGGCCGAGTTTCTCAGAGCTTCGGGAAGATCTGGAGAACACACTGaaggccctgccccctgcccaggagCCGGAGGAAATCCTCTATGTCAACATGGATGAGGGTGGGAGTCATTCTGAACCACTTGGAGCTGCTGGAGGAGCTGATCCCCCAACTCAGCCTGACCCCAAGGATTCCTGCAGTTGCCTCACCGCGGCTGAGGTCCATCCTGCTGGACGCTATGTCCTCTGCCCTTCTacagcccctggccctgccctgcctaCCGACAGGAgctccccagctcctccagggCAGGAGGATGGAGCCTGA
- the AXL gene encoding tyrosine-protein kinase receptor UFO isoform X3 translates to MGRVPLAWCLALCCWGCLAPPAGTQAEADPFVGSPRNITGARGLTGSLRCELQVQGEPPEVTWLRDGQVLELADTTQIQVPLGEDGQEDWKVVSQLRISSLQLSDAGWYQCAVVLGGKTFVSQPGYVGLEGLPYFLEEPEDRTVAANTPFNLSCWAEGPPEPVDLLWLQDAVPLPLATTHGAQHTLRIPGLNKTSSFSCEAHNAKGVTTSRTATITVLPQRPRNLHLVSRQPTELEVAWTPGLSGIYPLTHCTLQAVLSDDGVGVQLGEPDPPEEPLTLQAFVPPHQLRLGSLHPHTPYHIRVACTSSQGPSPWTHWLPVETPEGVPLGPPENVSALRNGSQALVRWQEPRAPLQGTLLGYRLAYRGQDTPEVLMDIGLKREVTLELQGDGTVPNLTVCVAAYTAAGDGPWSLAVPLEPWRPVSEPPVPAFSWPWWYVLLGAVVAAGCVLILALFLVHRRKKETRYGEVFEPTVERGELVVRYRVRKSYSRRTTEATLNSLGISEELKEKLRDVMVDRHKVALGKTLGEGEFGAVMEGQLNQDDSILKVAVKTMKIAICTRSELEDFLSEAVCMKEFDHPNVMRLIGVCFQGSEREGFPAPVVILPFMKHGDLHSFLLYSRLGDQPVFLPTQMLVKFMADIASGMEYLSTKRFIHRDLAARNCMLNENMSVCVADFGLSKKIYNGDYYRQGRIAKMPVKWIAIESLADRVYTSKSDVWSFGVTMWEIATRGQTPYPGVENSEIYDYLCQGNRLKQPVGCLDGLYALMSRCWELNPRDRPSFSELREDLENTLKALPPAQEPEEILYVNMDEGGSHSEPLGAAGGADPPTQPDPKDSCSCLTAAEVHPAGRYVLCPSTAPGPALPTDRSSPAPPGQEDGA, encoded by the exons ATGGGCAGGGTCCCGCTGGCCTGGTGCTTGGCGCTGTGCTGCTGGGGGTGCCTGGCCCCCCCGG CAGGCACACAGGCTGAGGCAGACCCCTTTGTGGGGAGTCCAAGGAACATCACCGGTGCCCGGGGACTCACCGGGTCCCTTCGGTGTGAGCTCCAGGTTCAGGGGGAGCCCCCCGAGGTGACCTGGCTTCGGGATGGACAGGTGCTGGAGCTGGCGGACACCACCCagatccaggtgcccctgggggaAGACGGGCAGGAAGACTGGAAGGTGGTCAGCCAACTCAG AATCTCATCCCTGCAGCTCTCAGACGCCGGGTGGTACCAATGTGCTGTGGTCCTGGGAGGAAAGACCTTCGTGTCGCAGCCTGGCTACGTTGGGCTAGAGG GCCTGCCTTACTTCCTGGAGGAGCCGGAGGACAGAACCGTGGCTGCCAATACCCCCTTTAACCTGAGCTGCTGGGCCGAGGGACCCCCAGAGCCTGTGGATCTACTCTGGCTCCAGGATGCCGTCCCCCTACCTCTAGCCACGACCCACGGCGCCCAGCACACGCTGCGCATTCCAG GCTTGAACAAGACATCTTCTTTCTCCTGTGAAGCCCATAATGCCAAGGGGGTCACCACATCCCGCACGGCCACCATCACAG TGCTCCCCCAGCGGCCCCGCAACCTCCACCTGGTTTCCCGCCAGCCCACAGAGCTGGAGGTGGCTTGGACTCCAGGCCTGAGTGGCATCTATCCCCTCACGCACTGCACCCTGCAG gcTGTGCTGTCAGATGATGGGGTGGGTGTCCAGCTGGGAGAGCCAGACCCCCCGGAGGAGCCTCTCACCTTGCAAGCATTTGTCCCCCCTCACCAACTTCGGCTGGGCAGCCTCCATCCTCACACTCCTTACCACATCCGGGTGGCCTGTACCAGTAGCCAGGGGCCCTCACCCTGGACCCACTGGCTTCCTGTGGAGACACCAGAGGGAG TGCCCCTGGGTCCCCCCGAGAACGTTAGCGCCTTGCGGAATGGGAGCCAAGCCCTCGTGCGTTGGCAGGAGCCAAGGGCGCCCCTGCAGGGCACCCTGTTAGGGTACCGGCTGGCCTACCGAGGCCAGGACACCCCCGAG GTGCTCATGGACATAGGGCTAAAGAGAGAGGTGACCCTGGAGCTGCAAGGGGATGGGACGGTGCCCAACCTGACAGTGTGTGTGGCAGCCTACACTGCTGCTGGGGATGGACCCTGGAGCCTCGCTGTGCCCCTGGAGCCCTGGCGCCCAG TGAGTGAGCCCCCAGTCCCTGCCTTCTCATGGCCCTGGTGGTATGTATTGCTGGGAGCAGTTGTGGCTGCCGGTTGTGTCCTCATCTTGGCCCTGTTCCTTGTCCACCGGCGGAAGAAGGAGACCCGCTATGG AGAGGTGTTTGAACCAACAGTGGAGAGGGGTGAGCTGGTGGTTAGGTACCGTGTTCGCAAGTCCTACAGTCGCCGGACCACTGAAGCCACCT TGAACAGCCTGGGCATCAGTGAAGAGCTGAAGGAGAAGCTTCGGGATGTGATGGTGGACCGGCATAAGGTGGCACTGGGGAAGACCCTGGGAGAAG GAGAATTTGGAGCCGTGATGGAGGGCCAGCTCAACCAGGATGACTCTATCCTCAAGGTGGCTGTGAAGACAATGAAGA tTGCTATCTGCACAAGGTCAGAGCTGGAGGATTTCCTGAGTGAAGCCGTCTGCATGAAGGAATTTGACCACCCCAACGTCATGAGGCTCAttg gCGTCTGTTTCCAGGGTTCCGAACGAGAGGGCTTTCCGGCACCGGTGGTCATCTTACCTTTCATGAAGCATGGAGACCTGCACAGTTTCCTTCTCTATTCCCGGCTTGGGGACCAGCCAGTG TTCCTGCCCACTCAGATGCTGGTGAAGTTCATGGCAGACATCGCCAGTGGCATGGAGTATCTGAGTACCAAGAGGTTCATACACCGAGACCTGGCCGCCAGGAACTGCAT GCTGAATGAGAACATGTCCGTGTGTGTGGCGGATTTTGGGCTTTCCAAGAAGATCTACAATGGGGACTACTACCGCCAGGGACGCATCGCCAAGATGCCAGTCAAATGGATTGCCATCGAGAGCCTGGCTGATCGTGTCTACACTAGCAAGAGTGATGTG TGGTCCTTTGGGGTGACGATGTGGGAGATTGCCACACGGGGCCAAACCCCATATCCAGGAGTGGAAAACAGCGAGATTTACGACTACCTGTGCCAGGGAAACCGACTAAAGCAGCCTGTGGGCTGTCTGGATGGACT GTATGCCCTGATGTCCCGGTGCTGGGAGCTAAACCCCCGGGACCGGCCGAGTTTCTCAGAGCTTCGGGAAGATCTGGAGAACACACTGaaggccctgccccctgcccaggagCCGGAGGAAATCCTCTATGTCAACATGGATGAGGGTGGGAGTCATTCTGAACCACTTGGAGCTGCTGGAGGAGCTGATCCCCCAACTCAGCCTGACCCCAAGGATTCCTGCAGTTGCCTCACCGCGGCTGAGGTCCATCCTGCTGGACGCTATGTCCTCTGCCCTTCTacagcccctggccctgccctgcctaCCGACAGGAgctccccagctcctccagggCAGGAGGATGGAGCCTGA
- the AXL gene encoding tyrosine-protein kinase receptor UFO isoform X1 — protein MGRVPLAWCLALCCWGCLAPPAGTQAEADPFVGSPRNITGARGLTGSLRCELQVQGEPPEVTWLRDGQVLELADTTQIQVPLGEDGQEDWKVVSQLRISSLQLSDAGWYQCAVVLGGKTFVSQPGYVGLEGLPYFLEEPEDRTVAANTPFNLSCWAEGPPEPVDLLWLQDAVPLPLATTHGAQHTLRIPGLNKTSSFSCEAHNAKGVTTSRTATITVLPQRPRNLHLVSRQPTELEVAWTPGLSGIYPLTHCTLQAVLSDDGVGVQLGEPDPPEEPLTLQAFVPPHQLRLGSLHPHTPYHIRVACTSSQGPSPWTHWLPVETPEGVPLGPPENVSALRNGSQALVRWQEPRAPLQGTLLGYRLAYRGQDTPEVLMDIGLKREVTLELQGDGTVPNLTVCVAAYTAAGDGPWSLAVPLEPWRPGQGQPIHQLVSEPPVPAFSWPWWYVLLGAVVAAGCVLILALFLVHRRKKETRYGEVFEPTVERGELVVRYRVRKSYSRRTTEATLNSLGISEELKEKLRDVMVDRHKVALGKTLGEGEFGAVMEGQLNQDDSILKVAVKTMKIAICTRSELEDFLSEAVCMKEFDHPNVMRLIGVCFQGSEREGFPAPVVILPFMKHGDLHSFLLYSRLGDQPVFLPTQMLVKFMADIASGMEYLSTKRFIHRDLAARNCMLNENMSVCVADFGLSKKIYNGDYYRQGRIAKMPVKWIAIESLADRVYTSKSDVWSFGVTMWEIATRGQTPYPGVENSEIYDYLCQGNRLKQPVGCLDGLYALMSRCWELNPRDRPSFSELREDLENTLKALPPAQEPEEILYVNMDEGGSHSEPLGAAGGADPPTQPDPKDSCSCLTAAEVHPAGRYVLCPSTAPGPALPTDRSSPAPPGQEDGA, from the exons ATGGGCAGGGTCCCGCTGGCCTGGTGCTTGGCGCTGTGCTGCTGGGGGTGCCTGGCCCCCCCGG CAGGCACACAGGCTGAGGCAGACCCCTTTGTGGGGAGTCCAAGGAACATCACCGGTGCCCGGGGACTCACCGGGTCCCTTCGGTGTGAGCTCCAGGTTCAGGGGGAGCCCCCCGAGGTGACCTGGCTTCGGGATGGACAGGTGCTGGAGCTGGCGGACACCACCCagatccaggtgcccctgggggaAGACGGGCAGGAAGACTGGAAGGTGGTCAGCCAACTCAG AATCTCATCCCTGCAGCTCTCAGACGCCGGGTGGTACCAATGTGCTGTGGTCCTGGGAGGAAAGACCTTCGTGTCGCAGCCTGGCTACGTTGGGCTAGAGG GCCTGCCTTACTTCCTGGAGGAGCCGGAGGACAGAACCGTGGCTGCCAATACCCCCTTTAACCTGAGCTGCTGGGCCGAGGGACCCCCAGAGCCTGTGGATCTACTCTGGCTCCAGGATGCCGTCCCCCTACCTCTAGCCACGACCCACGGCGCCCAGCACACGCTGCGCATTCCAG GCTTGAACAAGACATCTTCTTTCTCCTGTGAAGCCCATAATGCCAAGGGGGTCACCACATCCCGCACGGCCACCATCACAG TGCTCCCCCAGCGGCCCCGCAACCTCCACCTGGTTTCCCGCCAGCCCACAGAGCTGGAGGTGGCTTGGACTCCAGGCCTGAGTGGCATCTATCCCCTCACGCACTGCACCCTGCAG gcTGTGCTGTCAGATGATGGGGTGGGTGTCCAGCTGGGAGAGCCAGACCCCCCGGAGGAGCCTCTCACCTTGCAAGCATTTGTCCCCCCTCACCAACTTCGGCTGGGCAGCCTCCATCCTCACACTCCTTACCACATCCGGGTGGCCTGTACCAGTAGCCAGGGGCCCTCACCCTGGACCCACTGGCTTCCTGTGGAGACACCAGAGGGAG TGCCCCTGGGTCCCCCCGAGAACGTTAGCGCCTTGCGGAATGGGAGCCAAGCCCTCGTGCGTTGGCAGGAGCCAAGGGCGCCCCTGCAGGGCACCCTGTTAGGGTACCGGCTGGCCTACCGAGGCCAGGACACCCCCGAG GTGCTCATGGACATAGGGCTAAAGAGAGAGGTGACCCTGGAGCTGCAAGGGGATGGGACGGTGCCCAACCTGACAGTGTGTGTGGCAGCCTACACTGCTGCTGGGGATGGACCCTGGAGCCTCGCTGTGCCCCTGGAGCCCTGGCGCCCAG GGCAAGGACAACCAATCCACCAGCTGG TGAGTGAGCCCCCAGTCCCTGCCTTCTCATGGCCCTGGTGGTATGTATTGCTGGGAGCAGTTGTGGCTGCCGGTTGTGTCCTCATCTTGGCCCTGTTCCTTGTCCACCGGCGGAAGAAGGAGACCCGCTATGG AGAGGTGTTTGAACCAACAGTGGAGAGGGGTGAGCTGGTGGTTAGGTACCGTGTTCGCAAGTCCTACAGTCGCCGGACCACTGAAGCCACCT TGAACAGCCTGGGCATCAGTGAAGAGCTGAAGGAGAAGCTTCGGGATGTGATGGTGGACCGGCATAAGGTGGCACTGGGGAAGACCCTGGGAGAAG GAGAATTTGGAGCCGTGATGGAGGGCCAGCTCAACCAGGATGACTCTATCCTCAAGGTGGCTGTGAAGACAATGAAGA tTGCTATCTGCACAAGGTCAGAGCTGGAGGATTTCCTGAGTGAAGCCGTCTGCATGAAGGAATTTGACCACCCCAACGTCATGAGGCTCAttg gCGTCTGTTTCCAGGGTTCCGAACGAGAGGGCTTTCCGGCACCGGTGGTCATCTTACCTTTCATGAAGCATGGAGACCTGCACAGTTTCCTTCTCTATTCCCGGCTTGGGGACCAGCCAGTG TTCCTGCCCACTCAGATGCTGGTGAAGTTCATGGCAGACATCGCCAGTGGCATGGAGTATCTGAGTACCAAGAGGTTCATACACCGAGACCTGGCCGCCAGGAACTGCAT GCTGAATGAGAACATGTCCGTGTGTGTGGCGGATTTTGGGCTTTCCAAGAAGATCTACAATGGGGACTACTACCGCCAGGGACGCATCGCCAAGATGCCAGTCAAATGGATTGCCATCGAGAGCCTGGCTGATCGTGTCTACACTAGCAAGAGTGATGTG TGGTCCTTTGGGGTGACGATGTGGGAGATTGCCACACGGGGCCAAACCCCATATCCAGGAGTGGAAAACAGCGAGATTTACGACTACCTGTGCCAGGGAAACCGACTAAAGCAGCCTGTGGGCTGTCTGGATGGACT GTATGCCCTGATGTCCCGGTGCTGGGAGCTAAACCCCCGGGACCGGCCGAGTTTCTCAGAGCTTCGGGAAGATCTGGAGAACACACTGaaggccctgccccctgcccaggagCCGGAGGAAATCCTCTATGTCAACATGGATGAGGGTGGGAGTCATTCTGAACCACTTGGAGCTGCTGGAGGAGCTGATCCCCCAACTCAGCCTGACCCCAAGGATTCCTGCAGTTGCCTCACCGCGGCTGAGGTCCATCCTGCTGGACGCTATGTCCTCTGCCCTTCTacagcccctggccctgccctgcctaCCGACAGGAgctccccagctcctccagggCAGGAGGATGGAGCCTGA